One Sinorhizobium sp. BG8 DNA window includes the following coding sequences:
- a CDS encoding DUF2092 domain-containing protein has product MFSSAALILVFVTGPPSGALADEAEAKQLLKAMSDYLATEKAISFEFDTTLEVVTKDRQKLLLASSGKVELGRPDKIRIARTGGFADVELVFDGKTVTLLGKNANLYAQAEVPGTIDHLVDEMRNKLHRPLPGADLILPDVYGELMRDVVDVKDLGSGVIGGVECDHLAFRNKEVDWQIWIAQGERPYPCRYLITSKQVDEAPQYSIQIRDWKTGTEVTATEFAFKNASNAKKVDLKELGDIDELPDHLQPGAKK; this is encoded by the coding sequence ATGTTTTCATCCGCGGCGCTGATACTGGTTTTCGTGACAGGACCTCCATCCGGCGCGTTGGCCGACGAGGCGGAGGCCAAGCAGCTCCTAAAGGCAATGTCTGACTACCTCGCAACGGAAAAAGCTATTTCATTCGAGTTCGATACAACGCTTGAGGTCGTCACCAAGGATCGCCAGAAGCTGCTGCTGGCAAGTTCGGGCAAGGTCGAACTCGGACGTCCGGACAAGATCCGCATTGCGCGGACAGGCGGATTTGCCGATGTCGAACTCGTATTCGATGGGAAGACGGTAACGTTGCTCGGCAAGAATGCCAATCTCTACGCTCAGGCCGAAGTTCCCGGTACGATCGACCATCTCGTCGACGAAATGAGAAACAAGCTTCACCGACCTCTTCCGGGCGCGGATCTCATCCTGCCGGACGTCTATGGGGAGCTGATGCGGGACGTGGTCGACGTCAAGGACCTCGGCAGCGGAGTGATCGGCGGCGTCGAGTGCGATCATCTTGCGTTCCGCAACAAGGAGGTCGACTGGCAGATCTGGATCGCCCAGGGCGAACGCCCCTATCCGTGCAGGTATCTGATAACGTCCAAGCAAGTCGATGAAGCGCCGCAATACAGCATTCAGATCCGCGACTGGAAGACGGGTACCGAAGTCACGGCCACCGAATTCGCGTTCAAGAATGCGAGCAATGCCAAGAAGGTTGATCTGAAGGAGTTGGGCGACATCGACGAACTCCCGGACCACCTGCAGCCAGGAGCTAAGAAATGA
- the eutC gene encoding ethanolamine ammonia-lyase subunit EutC, with amino-acid sequence MADSLVKKRAASVADLKEMTDARVALGRFGAGTPTRAAQAFLLDHARAREAVWSTVDHARLRRGLEGLPIAVIDVESQAEDRSSYVRRPDLGRKLSPASTEKLLASANGFDVVVVIADGLSSSAVDINAAPLVRSLVERLMALGLSVGPVVIASQARVALADPVGEALDARVAIMLIGERPGLSAADSLGAYLTHTPRAGTPDSRRNCVSNIREGGLSVEAAAETIVGLVTDMMRAGISGVGLKEAVGRLAP; translated from the coding sequence ATGGCCGATAGTCTTGTGAAGAAACGCGCTGCAAGTGTGGCGGACCTGAAGGAAATGACGGACGCGCGCGTGGCGCTCGGGCGGTTCGGTGCGGGCACGCCCACGCGGGCCGCTCAGGCCTTCCTTCTCGATCACGCGCGTGCGCGGGAGGCTGTCTGGTCCACGGTCGATCATGCCCGGTTGCGCCGGGGGCTCGAGGGCCTGCCGATTGCAGTTATCGATGTCGAGAGCCAGGCGGAAGACCGCAGCAGCTATGTCCGTAGACCCGATCTCGGCAGAAAGCTGTCACCGGCATCGACCGAGAAGCTTTTGGCTTCGGCAAACGGTTTCGATGTCGTCGTCGTCATCGCGGACGGTCTCTCATCGAGTGCCGTCGACATCAACGCCGCCCCCCTCGTGCGCTCCCTTGTCGAGCGCCTGATGGCCCTCGGGCTTTCGGTCGGCCCGGTCGTTATCGCCAGCCAGGCCCGTGTCGCGCTTGCCGATCCCGTCGGAGAAGCACTTGATGCAAGGGTCGCAATCATGCTGATCGGGGAACGGCCGGGCCTCTCTGCCGCAGATAGCCTCGGTGCCTATCTCACGCATACTCCTCGTGCCGGAACACCGGACTCGCGACGCAATTGCGTGTCGAACATTCGTGAGGGCGGACTGTCGGTCGAGGCGGCTGCCGAAACCATCGTCGGGCTGGTGACAGACATGATGAGAGCCGGCATCAGCGGTGTCGGCCTGAAGGAAGCAGTGGGACGACTTGCCCCATAA
- a CDS encoding HAD family hydrolase: MLKLSAVSLLATSAVAPVALADDPDPLPSWNETASKKAILDFVGSVTKEGSADFVPEEERIAVFDNDGTLWAEQPMYFQLLFAIDRVKALVPLHPEWQTEEPFASLLKGDVKGALSGGEPAIMKLVMETHSGMSADDFDKIVLDWLATAKHPVTNRPFTEMVYTPMLELLAYMRASGFRTYIVSGGGIDFMRPWADKVYGVPPEQVVGSSGETKFMVRDGVPILMRLPEINFIDDGPGKPVGIHQHIGRRPIAAFGNSDGDFEMLEYATRGEGRRFGLIVHHTDDVREWAYDRNSSIGRLEKALDLANESGWTVVDMKNDWKTIFPFGGKQD, encoded by the coding sequence ATGCTGAAGTTGTCGGCCGTATCGTTGCTTGCCACATCTGCGGTAGCCCCAGTTGCGCTGGCGGATGACCCGGACCCTTTGCCGTCCTGGAACGAAACGGCCAGTAAGAAGGCGATTCTTGATTTCGTGGGAAGCGTAACGAAGGAGGGGTCTGCCGATTTCGTTCCCGAGGAGGAACGGATTGCCGTATTCGACAACGATGGGACGCTGTGGGCGGAGCAACCCATGTATTTCCAGCTCCTGTTCGCTATCGACCGTGTCAAGGCGCTGGTCCCGCTGCATCCCGAATGGCAGACCGAGGAGCCGTTCGCCTCGCTGCTCAAAGGGGACGTCAAGGGTGCGCTGTCGGGGGGTGAACCGGCCATCATGAAGCTCGTGATGGAGACGCATTCGGGCATGAGCGCCGACGATTTCGACAAGATCGTCCTCGATTGGCTGGCTACAGCCAAGCATCCGGTGACCAACCGACCTTTTACGGAGATGGTCTACACACCGATGCTGGAGCTGCTTGCCTATATGCGCGCTTCCGGCTTCAGAACCTATATCGTTTCAGGCGGGGGTATCGATTTCATGCGCCCGTGGGCAGACAAGGTCTATGGTGTCCCGCCGGAGCAGGTTGTCGGCAGCAGTGGCGAGACCAAGTTCATGGTGCGTGACGGAGTGCCGATACTCATGCGCCTGCCGGAAATAAATTTCATCGACGATGGACCCGGCAAGCCCGTGGGCATTCACCAGCACATCGGCCGCCGCCCCATTGCCGCCTTCGGAAACTCCGACGGAGATTTCGAGATGCTCGAATACGCAACCCGCGGAGAGGGACGCCGGTTCGGGCTGATCGTCCACCACACGGATGATGTGCGCGAATGGGCGTATGATCGCAATTCTTCGATCGGGCGCCTCGAAAAGGCACTCGACCTTGCCAACGAAAGTGGCTGGACCGTCGTTGACATGAAGAACGATTGGAAGACGATTTTTCCATTTGGCGGCAAGCAGGACTAG
- a CDS encoding ethanolamine ammonia-lyase subunit EutB codes for MPYSTTIEHTVFRFEDLKDLLAKATPERSGDQLAGIAAEGPVERLAAQMALADLPLKTFLSEEVIPSETDEVSRLIAEQHDLSAFSPISSLTVGEFREWLLKPGTGQRELEAVTYGLTPEMVAAVSKIMRLQDLISVAAKREVVTRFRNTIGLSGRLSTRNQPNHPTDDSRGIAASAIDGLLMGSGDAVIGVNPATDSVEDYVRIVSLLDELRERLAIPTQTCCLGHVTTAISAIGAGAPVDLVFQSVAGSQKANAGFGIDLSVLREAYDAGRSLKRGMPGANVMYFETGQGAALSADAHFGVDQQTMEVRAYSVAREFDPLLVNTVVGFIGPEYLFNGKQIIRAGLEDHFCGKLLGLPMGVDVCYTNHADADQEDMDTLLTLLCAANVNFVITVPGADDIMLNYQSLAHHDAIYCRETLNRPPAPEFERWLREVGLTDAAGALVGAPAMLTDYLSHSNLVGA; via the coding sequence ATGCCCTACAGCACGACAATCGAACATACGGTCTTCCGCTTCGAGGACCTCAAGGACCTGCTCGCCAAAGCCACGCCCGAGAGATCGGGAGACCAGTTGGCCGGAATTGCTGCCGAGGGACCGGTCGAGCGGCTGGCTGCGCAGATGGCGCTGGCGGACCTCCCCCTCAAGACCTTTCTCTCCGAGGAGGTGATCCCCTCGGAGACGGACGAGGTGTCGCGGCTGATCGCCGAGCAGCACGATCTCTCCGCGTTCAGCCCCATCTCGTCATTGACGGTGGGAGAGTTCCGGGAGTGGCTGCTCAAGCCGGGAACGGGCCAGCGTGAACTCGAGGCGGTCACCTATGGCCTGACACCGGAAATGGTCGCTGCCGTCTCGAAGATCATGCGCCTGCAGGACCTTATTTCGGTCGCGGCCAAACGGGAGGTGGTTACCCGCTTCCGCAATACGATCGGCCTCAGTGGCAGGCTGTCCACCCGCAATCAGCCGAACCATCCGACCGACGACAGCCGGGGCATCGCAGCCTCCGCGATTGATGGATTGCTGATGGGATCGGGCGACGCCGTGATCGGTGTCAACCCGGCAACCGATAGCGTCGAGGACTATGTACGCATCGTGTCACTCCTAGACGAGTTGCGCGAACGGCTTGCGATCCCGACCCAGACCTGCTGCCTTGGTCACGTGACCACTGCGATCTCGGCGATCGGGGCGGGAGCGCCCGTCGATCTGGTATTCCAGTCCGTGGCGGGGTCGCAGAAAGCCAATGCGGGCTTCGGCATTGATCTCTCTGTCCTGCGGGAGGCCTACGACGCCGGCCGCTCGCTGAAGCGCGGCATGCCTGGCGCAAATGTGATGTATTTCGAGACCGGACAGGGCGCGGCACTGTCAGCAGACGCGCATTTTGGCGTCGACCAGCAGACGATGGAGGTGAGGGCCTACTCGGTCGCGCGCGAGTTCGACCCGCTGCTCGTCAATACCGTCGTCGGCTTCATCGGCCCCGAATACCTGTTCAACGGGAAACAGATCATCCGGGCGGGACTCGAGGACCATTTCTGCGGCAAGCTGCTCGGCCTGCCGATGGGGGTGGATGTCTGCTACACCAACCATGCGGATGCCGACCAGGAGGACATGGACACCCTGCTGACGCTTCTGTGTGCCGCGAATGTCAATTTCGTGATCACGGTTCCGGGCGCCGACGACATCATGCTGAACTATCAGTCACTCGCCCACCATGACGCCATCTACTGCCGCGAGACCTTGAACCGCCCGCCTGCGCCGGAATTCGAACGCTGGCTGAGGGAAGTCGGCCTGACCGACGCGGCCGGAGCGCTGGTGGGGGCGCCGGCGATGCTCACGGACTACCTTTCCCATTCAAACCTCGTCGGAGCATGA
- a CDS encoding adenylate cyclase — translation MRTSMSAERDLGRHLAVSPPTPDDIRAQLERIVTSPEFPAVGRGSAFLSYVIEETLAGRAQRIKGYSVAIEVFKRDQGFTQDDPVVRIEAGRLRRALERYYLVAGQNDPVWIEIPKGGYVPSFAWNDPVATEPHEAAPALPAAPVETALPPSRWRRLLTSLGSAVVAAAAVVFVYWVADRPESGASLRGSNALAPEGPTLVVAPFADLGEGPEARLYAAGLTEELLTALPRFKELTVFGRETSKSLVPEVDVATVRGELGAQYLLAGGLRVAGSRVRVTARLLETETGTILWSQIYDDDLQTRGLFAIQSDVADKVATAVAQPYGIISQADAANPPPDDIDAYGCTLRFYAYRAELSMKPHAEVRECLESAIARYPSYATAWAMLSIVYLDEDRFKFNVRSSSPKPLERALRAARRAVQLDPGNTRALQALMTALFFNQQLEESLRAGEQALATNPNDTELMGEFATRLALGGQWKRGAEILNLALARNPGGAGYYHGMLALADYMQGDYEAAATEIKLADLQKFPFFHLVAAVIYAERGMTGEAAREGAVFVEMRPQFLANITAELASRNVRPGDQIRLVDAMRKAGLPVPEGEVAISEVPAIGSDLQPR, via the coding sequence ATGCGGACCTCAATGTCAGCGGAGCGTGATCTGGGCCGCCATTTGGCGGTATCGCCGCCCACCCCGGATGACATACGTGCCCAACTGGAGCGTATCGTCACCAGTCCGGAGTTTCCCGCAGTCGGCCGTGGATCAGCGTTCCTGAGTTATGTGATCGAGGAGACGCTCGCCGGCCGCGCACAGCGGATCAAGGGCTATTCCGTCGCCATCGAGGTGTTCAAACGGGACCAGGGATTTACCCAGGACGACCCCGTCGTACGGATCGAGGCCGGCCGGCTGCGGCGGGCCTTGGAGCGCTACTACCTTGTTGCCGGTCAGAACGATCCGGTTTGGATCGAGATCCCCAAGGGTGGCTATGTGCCGTCCTTCGCCTGGAACGACCCGGTGGCCACTGAACCCCATGAGGCCGCGCCCGCCTTGCCGGCGGCACCGGTAGAAACGGCCTTGCCCCCTTCGAGATGGAGGAGGTTATTGACTTCGCTGGGGTCGGCCGTGGTCGCCGCCGCAGCTGTCGTATTCGTCTACTGGGTCGCCGACCGGCCGGAAAGCGGCGCGTCGCTCAGGGGGAGCAATGCGCTCGCTCCCGAAGGGCCGACGCTTGTGGTTGCGCCCTTTGCCGATCTCGGCGAGGGGCCCGAGGCTAGGCTTTATGCCGCAGGACTGACCGAGGAACTGCTGACGGCGCTACCGCGCTTCAAGGAGCTCACGGTGTTCGGCCGTGAGACATCCAAGTCCCTGGTTCCGGAGGTCGACGTGGCCACTGTCCGGGGCGAGCTCGGCGCCCAGTATCTGCTCGCCGGCGGGCTTCGTGTCGCCGGGAGCCGGGTGCGGGTGACGGCGCGTCTCCTCGAAACGGAAACCGGCACAATTCTGTGGTCGCAGATTTATGACGACGACCTGCAAACCCGCGGCTTGTTCGCTATCCAGTCCGACGTGGCGGACAAGGTCGCAACGGCCGTTGCCCAGCCTTACGGTATCATTTCGCAGGCTGATGCCGCAAATCCTCCGCCTGATGACATCGACGCCTATGGCTGCACGCTGCGCTTCTATGCCTACCGCGCGGAATTGAGCATGAAGCCGCATGCGGAGGTCCGGGAGTGCCTGGAGAGCGCAATCGCGCGCTATCCATCCTACGCCACTGCCTGGGCGATGCTGTCGATCGTCTACCTCGACGAGGACCGCTTCAAGTTCAATGTGAGATCCAGTTCGCCCAAGCCTCTGGAGCGGGCGTTGCGCGCGGCCCGCCGGGCGGTGCAGCTCGATCCTGGCAATACGCGTGCCCTCCAGGCGCTGATGACGGCTTTGTTTTTCAATCAGCAGCTGGAGGAGTCCCTTCGAGCCGGCGAGCAGGCGCTTGCGACCAATCCGAATGATACGGAACTCATGGGAGAATTCGCAACGCGCCTCGCTCTGGGCGGCCAATGGAAACGCGGTGCGGAGATTTTGAACCTCGCGCTTGCCCGTAACCCCGGCGGCGCAGGCTACTACCATGGGATGCTTGCTCTGGCAGACTATATGCAAGGAGACTACGAGGCCGCGGCGACCGAGATCAAGCTCGCCGACCTGCAGAAGTTCCCGTTCTTTCATCTCGTGGCCGCCGTCATCTACGCCGAGCGCGGCATGACAGGGGAGGCGGCGCGCGAGGGGGCAGTGTTCGTCGAGATGCGCCCGCAGTTTCTTGCAAACATCACGGCCGAACTCGCCAGCCGCAACGTCCGGCCCGGGGACCAGATACGTCTCGTCGATGCGATGCGGAAAGCGGGCCTGCCCGTACCGGAGGGTGAGGTTGCCATTTCGGAGGTGCCGGCAATCGGATCCGACCTCCAGCCTCGTTAA